From a single Lentisphaera profundi genomic region:
- the atpD gene encoding F0F1 ATP synthase subunit beta, producing the protein MSESTKGKVLQIMGAVIDVEFSGGTIPGIYNALKVTNPSINDLEGNLVLEVAQHLGEGVVRTIALDSTEGLHRGALVSDTGAGLKVPVGDEVLGRAMNLLGEPIDNKPPVETDEQWEIHREAPAFDQQDTGTEVLVTGIKVIDLLAPYRKGGKIGLFGGAGVGKTVLIQELINNIAQEFGGNSVFAGVGERTREGTDLYEEMAEAGVLEKTVLVYGQMNEPPGARARVALSALTMAEYFRDVKKRDVLLFVDNIFRFTQAGAEVSALLGRIPSAVGYQPTLAVEMGELQERITSTKDGSITSVQAVYVPADDYTDPAPATTFAHLDATTELSRPLSQLGIYPAVDPLTSSSTILAPEVVGEEQYQVATDVKMILQKYKELQDIIAILGMDELSEEDRLTVERARKIQKFLSQPFHVAEIFTGLKGKYVALADTVQSFKEVLEGKHDDVPEQAFYLVGGINEVLEKAKNLEG; encoded by the coding sequence ATGTCAGAATCAACTAAAGGTAAAGTCCTTCAGATCATGGGTGCCGTGATCGATGTAGAATTTTCCGGTGGAACTATCCCTGGTATCTACAACGCTTTGAAAGTGACCAACCCTTCTATTAACGACCTCGAGGGCAATCTTGTTCTCGAAGTAGCCCAGCATTTGGGTGAAGGTGTCGTGCGTACTATCGCTTTGGACTCAACTGAGGGTCTTCATCGTGGTGCTTTAGTTTCCGACACTGGCGCGGGCCTTAAAGTTCCCGTTGGTGATGAAGTTCTTGGCCGTGCCATGAATCTCCTCGGTGAACCAATCGATAATAAACCTCCCGTCGAAACTGACGAGCAGTGGGAAATTCACCGCGAAGCTCCCGCTTTCGATCAGCAAGATACAGGTACTGAAGTACTTGTAACTGGTATCAAAGTAATTGACCTTCTCGCTCCATACCGTAAGGGTGGTAAAATTGGTCTCTTTGGTGGTGCTGGTGTTGGTAAAACTGTACTCATTCAAGAGCTCATCAATAATATCGCACAGGAATTCGGTGGTAACTCCGTTTTCGCTGGTGTAGGTGAGCGTACTCGTGAAGGTACTGACCTCTACGAAGAAATGGCTGAAGCTGGCGTACTCGAGAAAACTGTTCTCGTATACGGTCAGATGAATGAGCCTCCTGGTGCTCGTGCTCGTGTAGCTCTGTCTGCACTCACAATGGCGGAATACTTCCGTGATGTGAAAAAACGCGATGTACTTCTCTTCGTTGATAATATCTTCCGTTTCACACAGGCCGGTGCCGAAGTATCTGCACTTCTTGGTCGTATTCCTTCTGCCGTGGGTTACCAGCCTACTCTTGCAGTAGAAATGGGTGAACTTCAGGAACGTATTACTTCAACTAAAGATGGTTCTATTACTTCTGTTCAAGCTGTATATGTACCTGCCGATGATTACACTGACCCGGCTCCTGCAACTACATTTGCGCACTTGGATGCAACGACAGAACTTTCTCGTCCGCTATCTCAGCTCGGTATCTACCCTGCGGTAGATCCACTCACTTCTTCTTCGACCATTTTGGCTCCTGAAGTTGTTGGTGAAGAACAGTACCAAGTTGCGACTGACGTGAAAATGATCCTCCAGAAGTACAAAGAGCTTCAGGATATCATTGCCATCTTAGGTATGGATGAACTCTCTGAAGAAGACCGTCTCACTGTAGAACGTGCTCGTAAAATTCAGAAGTTCCTTTCTCAGCCTTTCCACGTAGCGGAAATTTTTACCGGTCTTAAAGGTAAATACGTTGCTTTGGCTGATACTGTTCAGTCCTTCAAAGAAGTTCTCGAAGGTAAGCATGATGATGTTCCTGAGCAAGCATTCTACCTCGTTGGTGGTATCAACGAAGTACTTGAGAAAGCTAAAAACCTCGAAGGTTAA
- the atpC gene encoding ATP synthase F1 subunit epsilon yields MSFQLKIITPERLVFEGTVDSVRLPGLDGDFGVLDNHAALISGIAIGALQYDVNGQRKSIKLDGGFVEVNDNQVSVLADSAQLPE; encoded by the coding sequence ATGTCATTTCAACTAAAAATCATTACTCCCGAACGTCTCGTTTTTGAAGGCACTGTAGATTCAGTTCGCCTCCCAGGACTCGACGGGGATTTTGGTGTACTCGACAATCACGCAGCCCTCATCTCTGGTATTGCCATTGGTGCCCTGCAGTATGATGTCAACGGCCAACGCAAGAGCATCAAGCTCGACGGCGGCTTTGTTGAAGTGAACGACAATCAGGTAAGTGTACTCGCGGATAGCGCTCAGCTCCCAGAGTAA
- a CDS encoding DUF2789 domain-containing protein, whose product MDTSIHTLKMLFLQLGLKNSDDAMSEFIASHQLSKNQAIEKANFWNTSQAQFISESWNEDADWCVIVDQLNSLLHQKSA is encoded by the coding sequence ATGGACACAAGTATACACACACTAAAAATGCTCTTCCTTCAACTGGGTTTAAAAAATAGCGATGATGCTATGAGTGAATTTATTGCAAGCCACCAACTCAGTAAAAACCAGGCCATCGAAAAAGCAAATTTTTGGAATACTTCCCAAGCACAGTTCATTAGTGAGTCCTGGAATGAGGATGCCGACTGGTGTGTCATTGTTGATCAACTCAATAGCTTACTTCACCAAAAAAGTGCCTAA